A stretch of the Defluviitalea raffinosedens genome encodes the following:
- a CDS encoding EutN/CcmL family microcompartment protein, with protein MIIGKVVGNVFSTRKCQSLVGYKLLVIKPLFGNKDDFFVAADTLGAGIGECVLVTTDNTTQYALDRQAPIDAIVVGIIDEEPQLEG; from the coding sequence ATGATTATAGGCAAGGTAGTCGGGAATGTTTTTTCTACAAGAAAGTGCCAAAGCCTAGTAGGCTACAAGTTATTGGTAATCAAACCTCTGTTTGGGAATAAAGACGATTTCTTTGTTGCAGCAGATACCTTAGGTGCCGGAATTGGGGAGTGTGTTCTGGTAACCACGGACAATACCACCCAATATGCCTTAGACAGGCAGGCACCTATAGATGCAATTGTTGTGGGTATTATTGATGAAGAACCTCAACTGGAAGGGTAG